The following proteins are co-located in the Carassius gibelio isolate Cgi1373 ecotype wild population from Czech Republic chromosome A21, carGib1.2-hapl.c, whole genome shotgun sequence genome:
- the LOC127941408 gene encoding uncharacterized protein LOC127941408: MPPLPLDERIVVIQRPKSLALRVASPPTTSQSSSHRPATHNEPPRRLPQPQSPPPRSHPGSKYLSLECKGKQSSYVQRDKGEQCAPFEGRRHNASHCHSNGTVTLGPRPRKHTHTIDIKVSLDNSGRGGSYIDKGRSSLTRSGSIKVNRTKRVSLQLDPGQGERKCKGKSSESVEKHQNHHQSQNRTQHSSHHPSQLKVSPGGILEFVPAQRQQSKSKPTRERDLSSKSCSATASYPLHSERNVSSVGNKENSKLGPGHQLPQAHSLSRHHSSAPLPHAAILNPHYPAVPPSLPSQAPSSYQHISQPRPSHTREHRPQILHTLPLSPTSSQGGFPSPDHTCTIDFSHPCGCWRSVRCRRGKGHSAGCHGHSTSPSSSFSHTQGTSAASRGGGTMGLKTLGGCLSTASTTNTSSSNSTVSDCRTGLFRPLGCASCSGEAGGFESPAGFRKKLVGGCLPCTPLSSSAPLRALQSCVSGCNPKASQTGSSTCSYCSSDPIVVTFNPHRGNPPNMGRNIGAHTMGGYQPDDDDYSVRTIWPEELAKKMTRSKTQPIHHNTSIGMGSGRACMGHNQNSGNGGNPVILDCRNLMEFTRSQLTDQAGRRRLQQGKMAVLDFIGSGNSGDQGRDSLKRLWNKGADACMGDGNGFDDEVLPQSPSLRSPSPDSPTSFSPPSSAPSTLNKPKPKHREREVGHTLPSTQSLHLVLNSLNREQDEENGRVHLSLPLSSSLPASLSEESVMTPDVENAVISPILPFLFLGNERDAQDLDLLLRFNIGFVVNVTTHLPLYHLDTGLVHYKRLPATDNSKQNLRQYFEEVFEFIEEAHQCGRGVLVHCQAGVSRSATIVIAYLMKHTLMTMTDAYKYVRGRRPIVSPNLNFMGQLLEFERDLNSGVTPRILTPKLSGLETQV; this comes from the exons ATGCCTCCACTTCCTCTTGACGAGCGCATAGTGGTAATTCAGCGCCCAAAAAGTTTGGCCTTGCGCGTGGCCTCCCCACCAACCACATCACAGTCTTCCTCACACCGCCCAGCCACTCACAACGAGCCTCCACGCCGCCTACCACAACCCCAATCCCCACCACCCCGTTCCCATCCAGGTTCCAAGTACCTGTCCCTGGAATGCAAGGGCAAACAATCATCCTATGTTCAAAGAGATAAAGGAGAACAATGTGCTCCCTTTGAGGGCAGAAGGCACAATGCTAGCCATTGTCACAGCAATGGGACAGTAACTTTAGGTCCCAGACCTCGCAAGCACACGCATACCATTGACATTAAAGTGTCTTTGGACAACAGTGGAAGAGGAGGATCTTACATAGACAAAGGCCGTAGCAGTCTTACCCGAAGTGGAAGCATCAAGGTGAACAGAACTAAACGGGTGTCCCTGCAATTGGATCCAGGGCAAGGTGAAAGGAAATGCAAAGGAAAGTCTTCCGAATCAGTGGAGAAGCACCAGAACCATCATCAGAGTCAAAATAGGACTCAACACAGTAGCCATCATCCAAGCCAACTTAAAGTCTCTCCTGGAGGGATCTTGGAATTTGTACCAGCGCAAAGACAACAGTCAAAATCCAAGCCaacaagagagagagacttgTCCTCAAAGTCTTGCTCTGCAACTGCCAGCTACCCTCTGCACAGCGAGAGGAACGTATCATCTGTGGGAAACAAAGAGAACTCCAAACTGGGACCCGGCCACCAACTGCCACAGGCCCACAGTCTATCCCGTCACCACAGTTCAGCCCCATTACCCCATGCTGCTATCCTAAACCCTCACTATCCTGCTGTACCACCCTCACTCCCTTCCCAAGCCCCTTCCTCCTACCAGCACATCAGTCAACCCCGTCCCTCACACACTAGAGAACATCGTCCCCAAATTCTTCACACATTGCCCCTCTCCCCTACTTCCTCCCAAGGAGGCTTCCCGAGTCCTGACCACACATGTACAATTGACTTTTCCCACCCATGTGGCTGTTGGAGATCGGTACGTTGTAGAAGAGGTAAAGGTCACTCGGCCGGCTGCCACGGTCATAGTACAAGCCCATCCTCTTCATTTTCTCACACCCAAGGAACAAGTGCTGCCAGCAGAGGTGGCGGAACCATGGGATTGAAAACTTTAGGAGGGTGTCTGTCAACTGCTTCCACCACCAACACCTCCTCTTCCAACAGCACTGTCTCAGACTGTCGCACAGGGCTGTTCAGACCTTTGGGTTGTGCATCCTGTTCTGGAGAAGCTGGAGGTTTTGAGAGCCCTGCTGGTTTCCGTAAGAAACTGGTTGGGGGTTGTTTACCTTGTACTCCCCTGTCGTCATCTGCACCTCTTCGAGCACTCCAGAGTTGCGTCAGTGGGTGCAATCCCAAAGCAAGCCAAACTGGCAGCTCCACATGCAGTTACTGCAGTAGTGACCCCATTGTAGTGACCTTTAACCCACACAGAGGAAATCCTCCCAACATGGGGCGTAATATTGGTGCACATACCATGGGAGGATACCAACCTGATGATGACGATTACAGTGTACGCACAATTTGGCCAGAGGAGCTAGCAAAGAAGATGACTCGCTCTAAAACCCAACCTATCCACCACAATACAAGTATTGGAATGGGCTCAGGGAGAGCCTGCATGGGCCACAACCAGAATAGTGGCAATGGTGGCAATCCTGTAATCCTTGACTGCCGGAACCTAATGGAGTTCACTCGTTCCCAGTTGACAGATCAGGCAGGACGACGGAGGCTCCAGCAAGGCAAGATGGCAGTTTTGGACTTTATTGGATCAGGGAATAGTGGGGACCAGGGTAGAGATTCCCTCAAGCGGCTTTGGAACAAAGGAGCAGATGCTTGCATGGGGGATGGCAACGGGTTTGATGACGAAGTGCTTCCACAATCCCCATCCCTTCGCTCTCCATCTCCAGATTCCCCTACATCATTCTCACCCCCATCCTCTGCTCCTAGCACGCTTAATAAGCCCAAACCCAAACATCGAGAAAGGGAGGTTGGACACACCTTACCATCTACACAGTCGCTTCATTTGGTCCTCAACTCACTCAACAGAGAACAAGATGAGGAAAATGGACGAG TGCACCTTTCCCTCCCCCTTTCTTCATCCCTCCCAGCATCACTATCTGAGGAAAGTGTTATGACCCCAGATGTGGAGAATGCTGTGATTAGCCCCATCCTCCCTTTCCTTTTCCTGGGCAATGAGAGAGATGCACAGGATTTGGATCTACTGCTTCGTTTCAACATTGGCTTTGTGGTCAATGTCACAACCCATCTTCCCCTCTACCACCTGGACACAGGATTGGTGCATTACAAAAGGCTTCCAGCTACTGACAACAGCAAGCAGAACCTGCGACAGTATTTTGAAGAGGTTTTTGAGTTTATCG agGAAGCTCACCAGTGTGGACGTGGTGTTCTTGTGCACTGCCAAGCAGGTGTGTCCCGCTCGGCTACTATAGTCATTGCTTACCTGATGAAGCACACCCTCATGACCATGACTGATGCCTATAAGTATGTTCGGGGCCGACGGCCAATAGTCTCTCCCAACCTCAACTTCATGGGCCAGCTGCTAGAGTTTGAGAGAGACCTCAACTCTGGGGTAACACCTCGCATCCTCACCCCCAAACTGAGTGGCCTGGAAACACAAGTTTAA